The genomic region CTGAGCTCAGGCCTGCCGCCGTCCTGGTTACGAGAAACTGCTGCTTGAGGATATCATACTTTATCAAATATCTTATTGTGCCGGATACCTTCTCCTCATCAAGCCAGCCTGGAATCACCCTTTTTATAACCATGTAATAAAAAAATTCTTTTTTTACCCCATTGATTATCTCCTGCTTTATCTCCTGGGTAAAACCGCCACTTAGTCTGGCGGAGACTAACAGCTCAGAATTTCTCTTCGTAACCAGAATATCTGAAATACCATTTGAAGCTGCCAGCCCTCCTGATGTCCAGAAAAACATGCAGGTTGCCAATATGGCAATAAACCTGAATATCATTATTACTTAACTGCTTCCTTCCTGTTAATGAGGGGAGACAGTATGTCTATTGGTAAGGGGAATATAATGGTGGAGTTTTTCTCAGTTGCAATTTCTGTCAGTGTCTGGAGGTATCTGAGCTGAAGTGTAGTAGGATTTGCGCTCATTATCCCTGCAGCGTCAGCAAGCCTTTGTGATGCCTGAAATTCACCGTCTGCATGAATCACTTTTGCACGCCTCTCCCTTTCCGCCTCTGCCTGTTTAGCCATGGCACGCTGCATTTCCTGCGGCAAATCAACATTCTTGATTTCAACATTGGACACCTTGACGCCCCACGGCTCAGCATGACGGTCAAGTATACGCTGGAGGTCCTGATTCAACTTATCTCTTTCAGACAGGAGGTCATCGAGGTCTGCCTGCCCCAGGACACTCCTTAGGGTTGTCTGGGAAAGCTGTGATGTTGCATAAAAATAATCTTCAACTTCTATTATTGCCTTTTGAGAATCAATTACACGGAAGTATACAACAGCGCTTACCTTAACAGAGACATTGTCTTTAGTGATGATATCCTGTGTTGGGACATCGAGGACTAAGATCCTTAAACTTACCTTGACCATCTTCTGTATCCCTGGTATAAGCACGATAAGTCCGGGGCCCTTTACACGCCAGAAGCGTCCAAGCATAAATATAACCCCTCGTTCATATTCTTTTAGTATCTTGACAGCGCTGTAGAGAAACATAGCTGTTATAATTATGATAATAAGAGGACTCAAAAAAAGCTCCATAATTGCACCACCTTTCGATTAAACCCTGAATTATACCTTCTTTACAATTACTGTCATTTGCTCAATCCCGACAATCTTAATCTTTTCTCCCTTTCTGACCGCTTCATCACTCCTCGCGTCCCACAACTCGCCATGAACGAACGCTGTACCCCCTGCACTAATGTCAGAGACAGCCTCTCCAACCTCACCAATCAGACCCTCTCTGCCGCTAATTGGCTGCCGTTTGTGCACCTTCACAGCAAGCCCTATTGCGACAGCAAAAAACAGGGCGGTCATCAATGCCGCAGGGATTATAACCATCCACGATATCCTGAAGAATGGCGCATCTACCGTCATCAGCATGATAGAGCCAAGCACCATAGATATTACACCTGCTACAGAGAGTAGTCCATAGCTTACTATTTTTATCTCTGCGATA from Nitrospirota bacterium harbors:
- a CDS encoding DUF4390 domain-containing protein, whose protein sequence is MIFRFIAILATCMFFWTSGGLAASNGISDILVTKRNSELLVSARLSGGFTQEIKQEIINGVKKEFFYYMVIKRVIPGWLDEEKVSGTIRYLIKYDILKQQFLVTRTAAGLSS
- a CDS encoding slipin family protein, with the translated sequence MELFLSPLIIIIITAMFLYSAVKILKEYERGVIFMLGRFWRVKGPGLIVLIPGIQKMVKVSLRILVLDVPTQDIITKDNVSVKVSAVVYFRVIDSQKAIIEVEDYFYATSQLSQTTLRSVLGQADLDDLLSERDKLNQDLQRILDRHAEPWGVKVSNVEIKNVDLPQEMQRAMAKQAEAERERRAKVIHADGEFQASQRLADAAGIMSANPTTLQLRYLQTLTEIATEKNSTIIFPLPIDILSPLINRKEAVK